The stretch of DNA tctctctcctccaaGCTTAAAGGAAACTCTGACGAAATCGGATCCAGTTCCACGTTCGGTAAGCCCTCTCACCCAGgatcaaaatcatacaaaaacaaaatactcaAATTCGTGTATCGAGCGAAACGAAATTTCGAATTTTTTCcgaatgggtttttttttagatgGTTTCTTCTCCGGTAAACAAACAGAACAATGTTGACGGCAATTTGCGAAATTGAAAGCACCGAAGTGGGTTGAGAGCTGGCGTTGTTGGGTCAAGTACTTTATATTCGGATCCGGGTCGGCTTTAATCTCGAGTTCAAAAGAAAGTATCTTTCTTCAATTCAAAGATCCCTCTGACTCAATAAGAGGCTTAGCTATAAGCAAATGCTAGATAGGTTCACAATCTACCGCCACGTCACAGATATTTATCTCGCGAGATCCATAAATATccaattttttaatatcatacattaaaaaaaatcttacaagcaattttaaaatttttaattaataaaacgttacattatttgataaataaaattaaaaacaaatcacaaaaattcAACCATTAATGCAAACATCCATTTGTTGGTCAAAACTCAAGCAAATACATTTTGAAATGATAgatgaatccttctattttttttatgtattcatTTTAATGTGTTTAGTTAATTATAGatgtgaaaattattttatatttatgagaTACAGAATTGTTGGgactaatataattaaaaagacttaattagtaaaatgacttatgatagatatatatatatatatatatatatataattgtaaggactaatatgtaaaagaaaatatgaaaccTCAAATTTGAACAAAACTACTAATTTTCGTTTAcgcaattttatatttatgtttaataatatatatatatatatatatatatatatatatttatgtaagaTATTGAGTTTTAAATATGAATTATCTAAATAGTAAATACCAATCCAAATAactcaaaataaaatcaaatcttaaatcgtgtatatttttttttttttgtatgaataatcGTGTATATTACTAATATTACGTAAATGTATGATGTTAGTAAAACATACATGTATCCAAACTAATTAGGATATTTTTTAGGTTGGATCATGTATTGTGTGAGCCACCTAACCCAAACTGGCTAATTAATGAGGGTATTGTTTATGCCAAACCATACcagcaaataaaaaacaaagatggaTAGATCTCTTATTGCTATTCCAAACTGAATTTGAAGTAAACGAGAATATATCGTTACGATGTTGCATGCATACAATGCACAATGTCATTAAATGCTTGTCCAAAGATGGTGATAAAATGCAGCGTTGCAATGAAAGCCCGTAGAAGAAATATGTTGAAACACCCGGACTCGGAGACAGAGCCCATCTTGTATGGGTGTCAAGAGGTCCGGTCAACCAACTTTGTGAACATAGGCAAATAAGTGAATGTTGGACTTTCTAGAGGGGACCTAAGAtcccaccaaaaaaagaaaggaatattCTTATAATTTCGTATACAAATTATTGAATGATAATATTAGTGCAAAATTTGTTTTCCACTATAGTAATACAATAGAATAATCTATAATTGTATGTGCATCAATTAAAAACACTTGAGTAAACTGCCAAATGATTTCGTTGGTCAAGAAACGGAGGCCAACGAAATATgcaaattgtatatatattcacattAAAATATATGGATGATCCTATTATTTTCACCGCAATTGTTGTATTCGTAATCGTATATAGGTAGCTAGGTAGGTTAGTTATAAACTATTTAAAATGATATCATTGAAAATTCCTACTTGTTTAATTCAAAAGTGCATATTTGACCATACCAAACCCATTCATACCTAAAGTTACTCTCACGATTTCACCAAAAAGGTTTacagttataaattttatatcatcACTTGCATGTGCAATAATAGTATCAGTTATAAGAACATACATGCAATTCCCATAGATAGATACCATATTAATGATGATGTTGAGGTTTTTAAATCCAAGCAAAGATAATATGCAAACTCCACTATGATGCACATTACATATGCTCCTCATGATCTGTTTTGTTCATCTGTAACAGTCTCACTTAGACGTACGCATAGTGAATCTGTTGTTTGACATTCATGTCACTCACCTTCTTCTGGTTTCACAAGAAACGTTTAAGATGCAAAATTTTTTATCTCTACTAATCCACTTAGATTATTCTCATGGACTTATTTATACATAATGCAGTAGATATTTTACCTTCTTCTCCACTTTATTACTGTTGTACACTTCatttggaaagaaaagaaaaacagaaaagaattAAGTAATCTTAATTATCTTTATGGATAAAAACATGGTTTGTGATccaaatatatatcatttggaCTAATAATTGCAAATAGTGTGTAATCCTAAATATGTCATAAGGAATgaacaaagaataataataattaaagagattagaaaaaaagacaacaaagtAGTCGTATAaagtataattataataataatcctTGAGACGACTGTTCAACACGTCTGACTTAGAGGCTTCTTGTCTCTCTGCGACTTTCATTGGCAGATACACACAAAAAAGTACAAATCTTTACTTCTTAATCCCataacccagaaaaaaaaaaaacctttgaaaccacttcatcatcatccatggaAGAGATCGAGTCAAAGCCAagaaagcttcttcctttatcaatcatcatcttcctctgcTTTTGTTATCCTTCCATGGCTGCAGATGAAGACGACATAAGATGCTTACGAGGAGTTCAAAGCTCTCTCACAGATCCTCAAGGAGCTTTGAAATCATGGAACTTTGGAAACACAACTGTTGGGTTTCTCTGTAATTTCGTTGGTGTGTCTTGTTGGAACAATCAAGAGAATAGGGTTATCAATCTTGAGCTTAGAGACATGGGTTTATCTGGTAAAATCCCAGAATCTCTTCAGTACTGTGGGAGTTTACAAAAATTGGATCTTTCTAGCAATCAGTTATCTGGTAACATCCCTAGAGAGCTCTGTACTTGGTTACCCTTTTTGGTGTCTCTTGATTTGTCAAACAATGAATTGAACGGTGAGATTTCTCCTGATTTAGCTAAGTGTAGCTTTGTGAACTCTTTGGTTTTGTCTGATAACCGGCTTTCGGGTCAAATCCCGGTTCAGTTCTCTGCTTTAGGGAGGTTAGGGAGGTTCTCTGTAGCTAACAATGATCTCACAGGTCGCATTCCTGCTTTCTTTAGCTCACCGAGTTATTCATCTGATGATTTCAAAGGGAACAAAGCTCTTTGTGGTCGTCCTTTGTCTTCTAGCTGTGGTGGATTGAGTAAAAAGAATCTTGCAATTATAATAGCAGCTGGTGTGTTTGGTGCTGCTGCATCAATGTTGTTGGCTTTTGGGATTTGGTGGTATTATCATTTGAAGTGgacaagaagacgaagaggcGGTTTGACAACCGAAGGAGGAGTTAGTAGTTTGGCTCAGAGACTTCGTAGTCATAAGCTTACTCAAGTTTCTTTGTTTCAGAAGCCTTTGGTTAAGGTTAAGTTTGGTGATTTGATTGCTGCAACTAATAACTTCAGCTCAGCTAACATTATTGTTTCAACTAGAACCGGGACAACGTATAAGGCGCTTCTTCCTGATGGCTCAGCGCTTGCGGTCAAGCATTTGAGCACGTGTAAGCTCGCGGAGAGGGAGTTTAGGTATGAGATGAATCAGTTGTGGGAGCTTCGTCATCCTAACTTAGCTCCACTTCTTGGATTCTGCATTgtggaagaagagaagtttCTTGTTTATAAGTACATGTCTAATGGGACGCTTCACTCATTGCTGGATTCTAATGGGGTTGAATTAGATTGGTCGACTCGGTTTAGGATTGGTTTAGGTGCTGCAAGGGGTTTGGCTTGGCTTCATCATGGGTGTAGACCTCCTATACTTCACCAAAACATTTGTTCAAGTGTCATTCTCATTGATGAAGATTTCGATGCAAGGATTATAGATTCAGGGCTTGCTAGGCTTATGGTTCCTTCGGATAACAACGAGAGCAGTTTCATGACGGGCGATTTAGGAGAGTTTGGGTATGTAGCTCCTGAGTATTCCACAACAATGCTAGCCTCACTAAAAGGTGATGTATATGGACTTGGTGTTGTCCTCTTGGAGTTGGCAACAGGGGTAAAAGCTCTAGGAGGTGAAGGCTTTAAAGGGAGTTTGGTGGATTGGGTGAAACAGCTTGAAAGCTCAGGAAGAATCACTGATGCATTCGATGAAAACATTCGAGGGAAAGGACATGACgaagaaatcttaaaatttctTGAAATTGCTTGTAACTGTGCGAGTTCAAGACCTAAAGAGAGATGGTCAATGTTTCAGGCATACCAGTCACTGAAAGCTATTGCTGAGAAACAAGACTACTCGTTCTCAGAACAAGACGATGACTTCCCTTTGATTTTCGACACGCAAGAGAACGAGACCGTATGAAATGAACTTTTCTGATGGGGACTGAGGGCATAAAAATGGAAGATTATATTGAGGATGCTTCAGGAGTATAATTATTTGTTGTCTGTATCACCTTGTACTACTATTTGTAGAGAGACACTATATATGTTATTGTAAAAACAGAAGTGTATATGTTATGTGTGTTTCTCTTTTGTCAAAGTCTCAAAGACATGTTACGTTGCTTTGTTGTTTATTACTGATCAAAACCAAGATTTTGAAGAGAGCTGTTGCAAGAGACAAAacatgggttttttttttctttttcttggctgCAGTCTTGGAAGAGTGACAAAACAAGTTTTcacttgtgttttcttttgagaacaaaaagaaagtgcAGAACAGGATAAAGAAGATTTCTCTGCAGAATCTTACTTTAGGGGGGTCTGCTTCTCGATACAGTCAAAATCAATCCCAGAAAAGAAGCTAAAGAaggcaagaaagagagagagagagagagaaagagaggggtTTTGCATCTATGATCTATGGTCACTCACTCATTTCGTATCTTTCACTTTGTAAGATGCTATTCAAATACACAGAGAATATATAAGATTCCCAAAGTTCAGAAGAACCCAAAAAATGAATACATATGTGATTCTAAAGTTGTGCAAGGACAAGCATCTATTAAGAAGCAAAACAACATACAGTAATTCAAGGggaaattgaaattttgaaaacgGAGCAACTTTAGTTTAATGGTTTGCTTTAGGCAGAGGGAAACATAAAAAAGCAAACTTTAATGTTTAAcagattcaaaaaaagaaaaggcaaaataaagaaaagatgagGAAAACAGAGAGTTAGATAAAGACATAAATAAGCc from Camelina sativa cultivar DH55 chromosome 9, Cs, whole genome shotgun sequence encodes:
- the LOC104710689 gene encoding inactive LRR receptor-like serine/threonine-protein kinase BIR2, translating into MEEIESKPRKLLPLSIIIFLCFCYPSMAADEDDIRCLRGVQSSLTDPQGALKSWNFGNTTVGFLCNFVGVSCWNNQENRVINLELRDMGLSGKIPESLQYCGSLQKLDLSSNQLSGNIPRELCTWLPFLVSLDLSNNELNGEISPDLAKCSFVNSLVLSDNRLSGQIPVQFSALGRLGRFSVANNDLTGRIPAFFSSPSYSSDDFKGNKALCGRPLSSSCGGLSKKNLAIIIAAGVFGAAASMLLAFGIWWYYHLKWTRRRRGGLTTEGGVSSLAQRLRSHKLTQVSLFQKPLVKVKFGDLIAATNNFSSANIIVSTRTGTTYKALLPDGSALAVKHLSTCKLAEREFRYEMNQLWELRHPNLAPLLGFCIVEEEKFLVYKYMSNGTLHSLLDSNGVELDWSTRFRIGLGAARGLAWLHHGCRPPILHQNICSSVILIDEDFDARIIDSGLARLMVPSDNNESSFMTGDLGEFGYVAPEYSTTMLASLKGDVYGLGVVLLELATGVKALGGEGFKGSLVDWVKQLESSGRITDAFDENIRGKGHDEEILKFLEIACNCASSRPKERWSMFQAYQSLKAIAEKQDYSFSEQDDDFPLIFDTQENETV